The DNA segment AACAAAGAATATTGGAACAAGTATCATAGCAAGATAGGATAAAACAAGTCTAAAACGAATCGACATTTTCACCTCACTGCTTTCTATTTAAATTGCTTGTGTAAGCTTAGAGTAACCAAGCGGTTAGAATAAATAACAAAAAGCACTATTCTTCCTCTCAAGAATAAACATCCACCCTAAACATACTATTAAGGAATTATTAAATATTTATTAAATAGTTTCATTTACTTTAGTGCTCTCTTGATATTTAGATTGGCTTTATATTGTTAAGGGAGTGTTCATAGCTTGTTCACGATTTATTCATATTCATTAAGTATGATGGGTTTGACCTTCAGATGGATTAATAAATTAGGAGTGTAAATATGAAAAAATTGATTCTTACAGGATTGATCATAAGCGCATTGGGGTTATCAGCATGCACTAGTAGTAATAGTACTGTAGTGAAGTCTGATGCGGGGAACATTTCACAGGATGAATTATATCAAGCAATGAAAAGCAAGTATGGGACACAAACTCTTCAACAATTACTTGTGGAAAAAGTCCTTTCAAAGGAGTATAGCGTTTCTAAATCAGATATCGATGCAGAAGTAAAAAAATCTAAAGAACAGCTTGGTGATCAATTTCTCCCAACCCTACAGCAATATGGCTATAAAACTGAGGATGATTTCCGAAAAAGTGTAAAACTAAATCTGCTAGAGAAAAAAGCGGTGCATAAAACGGTTAAGGTGACGGATAAAGAGTTGCAAGATGCCTACGCTGCCTATAAGCCAGATATTCAAGCACGTCATATTTTAGTAGAAGATGAAAAAACAGCAAATGATATTGAAGCTAAACTTAAAAAAGGCGAGAAGTTTGAAGATTTGGCAAAACAATCTTCCAAGGATACTGCGAGTGCTACAAAAGGCGGAGATCTCGGATGGTTCGGCTCTGGCGTGATGGACCCTGATTTTGAAAAAGCAGCATTTGCCTTAAAACAAAACGAAATTAGTGCTCCGGTCAAAACACAATTTGGCTATCACATCATTCAAGTGACAGGAATAAAAGAAAAACAATCTTTTGATAAGATGAAAGATACCATGACAGATCAAGTAAAAGACTCAAAGGTTACTCAAGATATGATAATGAAAGTACTAAAAGCTGAATTTAAAAAGGCAAACATAAAAATTTCAGATAAAGATCTAAAGAGTGCTGCGGAGTTTACCTCACCAGCAGCTACAACAAATTCATAAAGAATTACTGATCAAAAAAAGCCATTTGTGGAAATTAATTTTCACAAATGGCTTTTTCTATTTACATCCATTTTTGATTTTTCAACAAATAATAAATTCCTTTTTTAAAAAATTGAATAGAATTAAACAAAAGCGATTTTACATCATCGTGGAGGAGTAAAAAGGGGATGGAAATTGGAATCTACACATTAGCAGATTTAAACCCAAATCCACAAACAGGCAGAACGATTAGTTTTAAGCAACGAATAGATGAAATTATTAAAGCTGCAAAAATGGCGGATGATGCTGGACTTGATCTATTTGGTGTGGGAGAACATCACCGTTTGGATTATGCAGTGTCCACACCCGCTGTCGTCTTATCAGCGATTTCCCAAGTCACTAAACAAATTAAGTTAACAAGTGCTACTACCGTGTTAAACACCATCGACCCTGTACGATTATTTGAAGATTTTGCAACTCTTGATTTACTTTCAGATGGACGTGCTGAAATTATTGCTAGCCGCGGGGCTTTTTTAGATTCCTTCCCACTATTCGGATATGATCCAAAGAATTATGACGAATTATTTGAAGAACACTTGAAGCTTTTATTACACTTAAACGCGAACGAAAAAGTTACCTGGAATGGTCGCTACCGCTCATCATTAAAGGATGCAGAAATTTCACCACGTCCTGTTCAACAAAAAATCCCAATATGGGCAGGTGTCGGAAGCTCCCTTGAAAGTGCAGAACGAGCAGGTAGATTTGGTATTGGATTAGCAATAGTCATGCTAGGTGGGAATCCAAGCGAATATAAGCCGCTTGTTGACTTATACCGAATAAGTTCTGATCAAGCTGGTCACCCAATTGAAAACATGAAAGTGGGTGTTACGGGACACGCTTATATTTCAAAAACGAGCCAGCAGGCAATTAAAGAATTTTATCCGTATCATTCTACTTATTGGGCTCACCTTAATCGGCAACAGGGTGTCAAAAAGACTTTTTCAAAAGAAGACTTTAACCAGATGGCTGGCAAAGAAACAGCCCTTTTTGTTGGAAGTTCTCAACAGATCATTGAAAAAGTATTGACCCAGTACGAGCTATTTGGTCACCAACGTTTCATTGCGCAAATGGATATCGGCGGGATGCCCTTTAAAAAAGTCGCCGAAAACATTGAACGATTGGCAACAGAAGTCGCACCTGTTATACGTAAGGAAACTAGACAATAAGGGATTGCTACTAAAAAACAAAGGCACCCATTATGGATGCCTTTATTACTATTAATCTTTTCTAATTAGTAGTGAACAGCACTCAACGTGCACAGTATGCGGGAATAAATCAACCGGCTGAACAATCTTTAATTCGTATCCGAAAGGCTCCAGTTCCTTGATATCAGTAGCAAACGTGTCAGGATTACAAGAGATATACACAATTCGTTCTGGTTTCGCTCGTCCAATCTTCCTCATCACTTTACCACCAGCACCTGAGCGCGGAGGATCTACCACTAATAATTCTGGATGACCAAAGCTCTCCAGTACTTCATCAATACCATTTCTCGCGTCCTTGGCTAAAAAGTAGGTATTCGTTAATCCGTTATCCAATGCGTTGCGTTTTGCGGATTCGATGGAGCTCTCCACAATTTCAATCCCTGCCAGTTTTTCTACTCTACTGGCAAAAGGAAGAGAAAACGTACCCACACCACAGAAAAGATCAATCATTTTTTCCGTTTTCTTTGGTTCGCCCATTTCGATGGCTAAGTCCACCAATTTTTGCGCTTGGGTTGGATTTGTTTGGAAGAACGTATCAAACCATAGACGGAAACGATAGCCATCCATTTCATCGTAAATAAAATCTCGTCCAGCTAAAACATGAGTTTTTTCTGATTGTGTACGGTCAGCCCAGTCTGTATTTTCAAGCAATAACAAGCTTTTAACTTGTGGAAACTTCTGTCCGATCCTTTTCACTAAATCAGCAGCCGCCTGCTCTAAATGAACTTCCGGTCCCTCTGTTGCAAAAAGAGCGAGCATGATTTCACCAGTAGCAAAAGATTGTCTCACCATTAAATGACGCAGCAATCCTTCATGTAAATCTTTGTTATATCCTGTTAATTGGTGGTCCCTAACCCATGCGGCTACTTCCATCGCAGCTTCAACCATTTCCTTACCCGCAATCAAACATGATTCGAGTGAAATGATTTTTCGGAAGTTTCCTTGCTCATGCAGCCCAAGTGACCCATCAGGAGCAAACGTAAATTCCATTTTATTTCGATATTGCCAAGGTTCGTCCATACC comes from the Neobacillus sp. PS2-9 genome and includes:
- a CDS encoding LLM class flavin-dependent oxidoreductase; translated protein: MEIGIYTLADLNPNPQTGRTISFKQRIDEIIKAAKMADDAGLDLFGVGEHHRLDYAVSTPAVVLSAISQVTKQIKLTSATTVLNTIDPVRLFEDFATLDLLSDGRAEIIASRGAFLDSFPLFGYDPKNYDELFEEHLKLLLHLNANEKVTWNGRYRSSLKDAEISPRPVQQKIPIWAGVGSSLESAERAGRFGIGLAIVMLGGNPSEYKPLVDLYRISSDQAGHPIENMKVGVTGHAYISKTSQQAIKEFYPYHSTYWAHLNRQQGVKKTFSKEDFNQMAGKETALFVGSSQQIIEKVLTQYELFGHQRFIAQMDIGGMPFKKVAENIERLATEVAPVIRKETRQ
- a CDS encoding peptidylprolyl isomerase; translation: MKKLILTGLIISALGLSACTSSNSTVVKSDAGNISQDELYQAMKSKYGTQTLQQLLVEKVLSKEYSVSKSDIDAEVKKSKEQLGDQFLPTLQQYGYKTEDDFRKSVKLNLLEKKAVHKTVKVTDKELQDAYAAYKPDIQARHILVEDEKTANDIEAKLKKGEKFEDLAKQSSKDTASATKGGDLGWFGSGVMDPDFEKAAFALKQNEISAPVKTQFGYHIIQVTGIKEKQSFDKMKDTMTDQVKDSKVTQDMIMKVLKAEFKKANIKISDKDLKSAAEFTSPAATTNS
- the rlmD gene encoding 23S rRNA (uracil(1939)-C(5))-methyltransferase RlmD, with amino-acid sequence MLVEIDKLDEKGSGQAVQWLENEMGNKRKLKLTIPQTLPGEKVRVIVDQPDRRRRKAMPEEILEANPERTTAPCPHFERCGGCVWQHWDYSGQLMQKTLHVKQAIEAQGFNPDLVQDTMGMDEPWQYRNKMEFTFAPDGSLGLHEQGNFRKIISLESCLIAGKEMVEAAMEVAAWVRDHQLTGYNKDLHEGLLRHLMVRQSFATGEIMLALFATEGPEVHLEQAAADLVKRIGQKFPQVKSLLLLENTDWADRTQSEKTHVLAGRDFIYDEMDGYRFRLWFDTFFQTNPTQAQKLVDLAIEMGEPKKTEKMIDLFCGVGTFSLPFASRVEKLAGIEIVESSIESAKRNALDNGLTNTYFLAKDARNGIDEVLESFGHPELLVVDPPRSGAGGKVMRKIGRAKPERIVYISCNPDTFATDIKELEPFGYELKIVQPVDLFPHTVHVECCSLLIRKD